The nucleotide sequence acgcgtgtcccggtgtcggacacgtgtcgtATCCAACACCGATATGACACCAACAcatgtaattacactgaattatgtgcttttctcaaattattagcggtaTCGGTGTGTCAGTGTTTGTGTCGCGTCCGTATATGTGCTTCATAGATGTCGTGGTCTATCATGTTTACATTCGGCTTGGTTTGGTtcaaattttatacaaaaaaacatGTAAATCCAACCCAACCCAAGCCGTGCGCTTTTGATGGCAATAGATTTAGTCAAAACCAAACTGAACGGACCCACGAACAGCCATACTCTAGTCTATGAATCCCACTTATTTTCCTATCATCTTTGtttatgcctttttttttatgatatgaatGGGATGTCTTATGTCTTGTGTAGTGACAAATTTctgatttgtttcatttttttgacTTTTCTTTTGTAGCCAAAAGGACAGAGTTTCAAGGGTCAATCTCTTGGTAAGATTTCCTATCTGCAACCATTCTTGTCTTGTAGCTGTTGAGAATCCGGGATAGTTATAATTCTATAAGGAATTTTCCTTTTGATCATTATGCATGTCTGGCTCCGTGGCCACAGTTAGTAGTTTGGATCGAACACAATCTCTTGCTATCTTTTCTAACATAGACCCTATATCTATATTGACAAACGGCGAAGCTGGTCATTCCACTGAAATTGCTGGTTTTAGAGTTCGGGAACTCTCTCTTCCTAATGGTGAGTCATATTCTGGATCCCTTCTTGGCAACGTTCCAGAGGGTCAGGGTAAGTATGTATGGTCAGATGGTTGTGTATATGATGGTGAGTGGAGACGGGGGATGAGAAATGGATTTGGGAAAATACAATGGCCTTCTGGTGTGTTGTATGAAGGTGAATTTTCCGGTGGCTATATCCACGGTACAGGATCATATATTGGCCCAGAATGTCTGACCTACAAAGGTCGATGGCGATTCAATCTTAAACATGGCCTAGGTTATCAAGTTTATCCAAATGGAGATATATTTGAAGGCTCTTGGATCCAAGGAAATCCTGAAGGGCCAGGCAAGTATACCTGGGCTAATGGAAATGTATATTTGGGAAATATGAAAGGTGGGACAATGTCAGGCAAAGGAACCCTTACCTGGGTAAGTGGAGACTCGTTTGAAGGAAGCTGGTTAAATGGCATGATGCATGGTCTTGGCGCATATACTTGGGGTGATGGGGGGTGCTATGTTGGGACATGGACACGGGGTCTTAAAGATGGCAAAGGAACCTTTTATCCAAAAGGAAGCTGTCTGCCATCTGCACAAGAAGTATATCTCAATGCATTGAGAAAAAGAGGGCTATTACCAGATTTGAGAAAACAGAATCAGGTGCATATTCATAACACTGCTTCAGTTGATATGGGAAATGGCAGATTTGGTGAGACCCGGAGAACAGGTGGTGTTCCGTCTGGCACAGGGAACCTGTTAAATCTGGACCAATCTCGCAGCAAAAATGTTTCTCTTGAAAGGCGGTGGAGTTTAGAGGTAGCTATCGAGAAGGTGATTGGTCATGATTCACAATTTGCTTCAACGGATTCAGTCTTCGCCGGTGGAAATAAAGAGGTTAATGAAAAGATCCCCATTTTGGAACGTGAATATATGCAAGGGGTATTAATAAGTGAGGTAGTCTTAAATAATAGTTTTGCATCACTTACTAGAAGAGCAAAgcagcttaaaaaaaaaattgccaaaGATATCAAAAGGCCTGGTGAACAAATTATTAAAGGCCACAGGAGTTATGATCTGATGCTTAGTTTGCAGCTCGGAATAAGGTAAAGGATACTATCTTGACTTTATGCACAATCAAGCTGctttaattgttttcatttaTAACAGTGCTACTGCTGCATGAACATGATTTTGCTTTCtacaagtttttttattaaacatttTATTGTTACGAACATCGAATTTTCAAGATGAATCCATGTTAGAAGGCAGGCATAATTTTCTTATAGGAATTTTCATATGGTCGTGTACATCTTTTCACTGATCACATTATCAGGCAGTTTTTATGTTCACAgaaatatctttttattcttCCCTGTTACCAACTGTAAAGAATAGAAGGGGTGTAATGTCTCTTAAAGAGATTGAGGttttaggttttcaattttcagatCATTATCCTTTGAGCTATATTTTGCTTTGAAATCACTAAATTGTCACTCATGGGGTTCAAGAAAAAAGAATGTGGATTACCccctatatttgttttttatccaCAGAAAAGAAATGTGGTTATTGAAAATGGGAAAATCACAAACAAGGAAGCTCAAATAAAATAtcagttataaaaaaattagccATCAACAGTTCAAGTTAattaatcatcaaaatcaaacacgcTTTGAATATCAGTAATTATGATTGAGTGCTGAATtgtattatacttttttttttcttcggaaACTGTTTTATACTTTTTATATCAACGATTCATTTTATACTTTTTCCGCAAAAAAGCAAGATATTCCATTTCATTTCCTATTGGGAATCACATAGCAACCGGAAGATGCTTTGCCTTAagcaaacaaatattatttgcTTCTCTTTTGTATTTCACAATTTTTATAGTAGAACTAACACAGTTTTTCTGGATTCATTATTCCTATTAATGACATGAGGCAACTATATACAATGAAAGAACCAAATGTACAGAACTTTAGAAGAAATTAAGTTATTCCGGAATATCAATATTTGCTTTTGTGAGGGGTAACCTTAGctcaactggtaaagttgttgtcatgtgactgaaaggtcacagGTTCAAGTCTTGGAAACAGTCTCTTGTGTAAAAACAGGGCAaagctgcgtacaatacactgaatggtgggaccccttcccggaccctgcgtatgcgggagctttagtgcaccggatTGCCCTTTTATCAATATTTGATTTTGCATGGTTTTCTGTAAGTAACTTAAAAATGGGCTTCAAATGGCTAGGTATACTGTGGGAAAGATTACCCCCATACAGAGACGAGAAGTTCGAGCATCAGATTTTGGTGCCAAAGCAAGCTTTTGGATGAATTTTCCAAAAGAAGGTTCTCAATTGACACCTCCTCATCAGTCAGAGGATTTTAAATGGAAAGATTACTGCCCTATGGTGTTCAGGTTAGTTGTAACTTTTTTAGGCATGCTATTTCTTCATGTGACTGTTGCCTCATTCATTGACTCAGTAGGCATGCGTTTTAAACCAATCCTTGCTTCACTAAATCACTACATGCCACTCTTATGGATTGGTTGACAGCATCAGGCTATATGATTTGTTCTATGTTCACCTGAATATAGTTTTTTCCTCTTAAAGTAACTACTGAATTTTAATCTACCATATTGTTTCTATAATTTTCCTTAAGTGTTCTGATATTAGAAATAGGAAAAACAGATGCGCACACAATAAATTTTGTACATCTGATTTTGAATATCCATTTCAAATTGCAATGCCTACTTGACAACTTAAGGTGAATACAAGCATGGAGTAATTATTCAAAACTGACTCTTAATTGTGTAATTGTTTATTAAGCCATGTGGATTTCATGTTGAATCCTTGCTTCAACTAGACAAATCTGTTTTGctctcttctatttctttctATCACCTTTCATATGCTTGTTATATATGACCTTGTAACATTTTGCAGAAATTTGAGAGAGTTGTTCAAGATTGACGCTGCAGACTATATGATGTCCATTTGTGGAAATGATGCTTTGAGAGAACTATCGTCTCCAGGGAAAAGTGGCAGTGTCTTTTTCCTGTCTCAGGATGATCGTTTCATGATCAAGACACTGAGAAGATCAGAAGTAAAGGTGTGTTTATTTTGTGGTTCTTGTTCATTAGCTCTTGATGCAATTGCTGATATTGATATATAAACTTCCTTCGAGGCTTGTCTTCAACTGGTTCTGttccatatttcattttacCTGGGTGTTTTCTCCAATGGTCCTTGGTTATCAATGACATACTTGCAAAAAAGTGGCCAATGACATCATTGTGCTCAGAATGTTGTCAAGTCAAATGTTAAACAAATATTAAGCAAACATTAAATCGTAATTACTAATTACAATAatcaaacataaataacttacCATCATTCTTACATAAGTTACGAACCTGCTTCATTAACTTAAAAGCAGTTTTTCATATGTAcatgcccccccccccccccccccacacacacacacacacatcaaGAGGTCTTCGCAGAGAGTAAAAGGTTGTCAGTATAATATTGTCTGCCTCATTAACTTGAATGATATTCTATGTTTTTCTATTTCTCTTTGATAAAACTACTTTTTCAGTCCAAAAAGCTAGAATAGAAAAACTGAGCATTTAGCTCAGATTTGTTGAATTAACTTGAGGTGCATATGTTTAGTAATGATATTTTAGTGTTCACATGTTCTTCTATACTTTTCAGTTTTTGAtgtaaaatagaaaatgtagtGACCATAATTTGAAATGTAGGTTCTTCTAAGAATGCTTCCAGATTATCATCATCATGTGAAGTCATATGAGAATACACTTGTTACAAAGTTTTTTGGTCTGCACAGGATTATACCTTCAAGTGGTCAAAAGGTAATGCTCATTTATCTGCAATTGAGTCATTTTCTTGATTATTTATCAATTACTAATGCGACTTGCACCTTAATTCATGCAAATCAGAATGATCAAAATAATGAGAATTTTTATAAAGCATATGTACAACAGCAAATATTTGAACCTATCATTATTACATCTTTcatgccaaacaaaaaatttattttctttaatttgaagacaaacatttatatatgattttctaTCTTGCAGTTCCGCTTTGTTGTAATGGGAAATATGTTCTGCACAGAATTGAGGATCCATAGAAGATTCGATTTAAAAGGTTCATCCCTTGGACGTTCATCCGACAAGATAGAAATCGATGAGAATACCACTCTTAAAGATTTGGATTTGAACTACTGCTTTTACTTGGAGCCGTCTTGGCGGGAGTCTTTATTAAAGTAAGGGGCATTTACAAAATACTTTCTTAAATCATGTATTTCCATTTTGTTCTTGATGTTTGTAAGAAAATATTGTATTCCTAGGAACACAAAGAGTCGGAAGACAAATTACCCTccttcaacaaaataatttataacaaagcaaataaaaatagatattttttttttttttttttttttgaagaagctaaattagcccacctaaatCGGCACCAGAGAGAATCAAACTTGAGAtctcgaggaggagcacactcctaagtcccaagccaataccataaataaaaatagatatgtattgtatattattaaatttgtaCATTTGAGGTAATGCAGCAGAATTctcattacatttttttatactGTATACAATgaacatgtaaaaaaatttaaggacTGATGTCCATCTAACCTATTTATTCTTTCTTGTTAGAAATAGTAACCATTAGTGTTTGTTTGAACTTCAAATGTTTTTCTGATGAGTAGCAAATTTTCACGATGTTTAGTCCTGCAATGCTCAACTTCAAAACAtgtattttatcttttactCGTACTCTTGTGCAGGCAGATTGAGACTGACAGCAAGTTCTTGGAGGAACAGCACATAATGGACTATAGTCTTCTTCTAGGTGTTCATTATCGAGCTCCCCAGCAGCTGCGTCCTCCCGTGTCCTTCAGCCATAGTATAAGCTCAGATGGTCTGGCAATACTTGCAGAGGAAGGTATGCATTATTAATTGAGAAAGCTAATGAATAATTGGCCTTTATGTGATTGATATTTATGTCCGGCAAAAGTACTATTGTGTGTTTTACCTAAATTTGGCATATATCATCAGTATAAAACTAATGATTCTGTAAATGAGAGATATGACATTGTGTGATCAGCAGATGATATAAACACTGCTTATTTTGGTATTATCAGGTAGTTTAGATGATGAGATCGACGAGGGGGTATTTCAGAAAATCTTTCTTTTACATCATAAATTGACTAATGCCTGTCTGGCCTTCTTCACAAAAGcattttattatcaatgataTGTGCTGATTGTTTATTAACATTAGATGAGTATGAATGGGAAAGTTTAGATTCCTACTCGAAAAATGTTAGGAGCCGTTTTTAGGAGCAATGTTGTAAAATCTGGCCTGGACTTGGATGGTCCAAAAGGATAGCCAGGTCCTTTGCTGGTCCAGTTAAACATGCTGATTGGTTTTCAGTCAAACCCTTTTAACCCAGTAGCATTGTCTtattatttcttgcattttggATCTGTTTTATATTGGTTGTTTTTCTGACTGAAACGGGCAAATGAGCTCTTGAATTGAGTATTCGGTTGGTTGACATCCAATCAGAGTTTTACAattatatgatgattatggaccacATCATTTTACAAATTCTTATAGGCTTATCCGGTTATCTATGATTTGGTGCATcattatttttgaagttttagcaATGACTTGTATTCTTGCATTTTGTTCTAGCACTATAATCATGGAACTgattaattttgaaaacttCGACAATCAACTACAGACCCTCTAGAAGATGAAGTATATAACTATCCTCAAGGTCTTGTTCTGGTCCCTCGGGGAGCAGATGATGGTAGTGTTGTTGTCGGGTCACACGTTAGAGGTAGCCGATTGCGAGCTTCAGCTGCTGGTGACGAGGAGGTGGATCTTCTTCTACCCGGTACTGCAAGGTAATTCTTCATGAGTTTAATGGTTgtgttttatgttatttatcaCTTTTATTATAGTACTCCAGCTATCCTGTTATTAGTGTGATCACAGCAGTTACAAATTCATAATCACTTTTATGTTCATAAAACATGGGTGGCTGTTTCTGGCATTTGGTGCAATACTCCAGTTGTTGGGAGAGTAGTTTATGTTCTGCTAGGGTGCTATCAGTTAGATTGCAGAACAACTACTCTTGAAACGAACTCATTCATCTTCCTTTTTAGAACAAAACCTCCATAGATTTTTGCCGTTCAAGCTCTCATATATTTACTCGTCTTCTCTCCACATCCTCTAACTCCTAACACTAGTTGCACTCCTACTTTTAAATGTTTGTTGTGTGATTGACAGATGTTCTAGTCATTGCCGATGATTGCACCACGCTTCTGCATGAAAAGAATTGTTGTTAATATCTCTTAATCGTTATCGTATGTGTGAAATGTTATTTGAAACAAACGATCTAGCCATTTCACTTGGGATTACGTTTATTAAGGCAAAATTCTTCCTTTAGTGCACCATTAGATAGTAGCTAGAATATTGTAGACTGAGGGTTTTTCTTTCTTGTCAACTCGTTATGCAGACTACAAATCCAGCTAGGTGTGAACATGCCAGCAAGGGCAGAGCAGATACCAGGAAAAGAGGAAACTCAAATGTTCCACGAGGCTTATGACGTCGTTCTATACCTGGGTATCATTGATATATTGCAGGATTACAACATGACCAAGAAGATTGAACATGCGTATAAATCACTTCAGTTTGATTCGTTATCTATATCGGCTGTGGATCCTACATTCTACTCGCGTCGCTTCCTGGATTTTATCCAGAAAGTGTTCCCATCAAATGTGGCAGGATAAAGTTTGAGTAACTTCATCCAGATTGTTTATTCAGAATGTGTGAACGATCACATTGTCCCTTTTGTGCATGCATACTTTGTAATTGTTGtaaacatgtttttctttttttaataaatatgctaaattttgatttttctttcgaTTAAAgttttttaggaaatatttatttaattaaagcAAATAATTTTCGGCCACTAACATGATTTTTTAAGTTGCGATATATGAAATAAGATTTTACTTGCATGTTTGTTTCTATAGCAGAAAAGGCTTTTACCGTTGGGAATGGATTCTCAAAAAATGTTCTCATGTGTTTTTAATCTCACCATTCAActtttttactttcaattttgatattaagTAACACATTTCGTCTTTTTTCATTGAATGATGAGATTGATAACACATGAGAGGAAAACAATTAAAGCAATGCATTCCCCTTAACTTGCATCTAAGTAAAaactactacctccgtccttaattataatacccttttgaaaaaataatttgtcctttttataagatccctttggtatttccaagtacattaattatttttttactaacatacccttatttattttgcatctttttcttcaatcaacaataaatattatgttgaaaacataaattaatcctccctcttaaggataaaattgtaaaaacaatagtaattatatacaaatttaatactacaatcaactttcttaatctccgtaattttgacaaaagactcctatatttagggacggaggtagtaatgtTTATTTGGGAGACTACTAAAGCAAAACAATACTGCACGATTAGAATTTAGACAACTCTACAATTTGtaattacttttatatttattacaTTGATTTGAGGGTTTTGTCTAACATGCATAAGCAAAATTGTCTTGCATCATGCACAAATATATCATTTCACTATTTAATCGAAAagtcatatcatattttatttaattaatgctGAGATATATTTATCCGATGGTAGAAATTAGTTTGTGCATAATGCAAGATATATCTCACTTGTGTACCATAAAATTGATCTAATTTGACATTAAGATGTAAGAAAACCTTCTTCGACATCCATCCAAATATGTTGATTGTGTGTAGCTGCATTATAATCGTATGTCTAGTATTGGGCTATTGGCAAAGTGATTCCAAACGTTCTGCACCTTATCTCTATAGTTGTGAAAACTATAGAgataataattgtttttaaactAAGTTTATCTTATTACGTTAGATTTCAACAAGGTTTATCTTTTCATTAATCAAACCAGAGATGAGACACTCTTCACAATCATTGTGCATGAAAAAAAACCAAGTAAATGACCAATTACTATCAACAAATAACACAGAAAAACATGCCAGCAGAAGTCCTTAGCAAGCCAAAAGTAAAATGTTATTAGCAATTAACAGAGAAAAAGATGCAGAGTATTATGAGATTAGAAATGAAATGGAAAATAAGATTTTCATTGATTGAATAAGCTTGTACAACTAGTATTTATAAGCTACTAGATCCTTATGCTTATTAACATGTACCTAAAGCATAGGATAATAACTCTCGTAACTAACAGAAACTAACTTGAGCAAGTTACTTGCAGTGCAAGTTATTACAATTAGAGGTTTCAATCTTTCTGTTTTCTTCGTGATGCAATACAGAGTTCTTTGCATTCTAGTAGATACATGTGCTCGAAGAAGAGATAAAACTTCTTGAATCAGAGCTGGAGGGTAGGATTTAAGGACGAGCCTATACTCTTACTATCTCAAAAACCTAGAGCCTATACTCTAGGTTGCTCAATAACCTTGAAAAAGGTCGAACGAAGTATATATTCAGATGAATAAAAGCTGATCGGAATGTATCTTCCGATTGGTTTGTGTCATTGAATGATTTTGATAAATTGAGGTGCTTTTGAGCCAACATTAGAGGCctatatagtaatttttttgtcatgCATAGCCACCCTGATTTCATGCAACAAGCCCTGTTGGTTTTGATACATATGGATGTATTGGATTACTTGAAAATTCAATACATATGGATGTCTTAGTTTATGTGATTAAAAGAAAGGAGGGAAGAGAGAaattaatttcatcaaaattcTTGTAAAGCTTTGAATATCATTGCTTCTTAACTAAATGGTTGAGCGTAGTTggttactgttttttttttttttttttttgaagggaacaAAActcattgcatttcatttataataattgtttcaATACAATAAGGGATATGATAATAAATGATGCCTCTCTTGGTTAATGTGTTTTGAGTAAGTcaaaacatttaaataatatCAAATCTAATTCTTGATTGAAATAATTCTTGGTCGAGATTCAAATTTGATTCATTTTCAGTTAGTGGAATCGAGatcttgattatattttttggaaacaaaaaaagtgtggacctaaaataaaatgcacaatGGCCATATTTAGGATAAGAACCGACTAAAACAAGGACACGTGCATATGCAACACATTCCTTAACCTGTTAGCAgaaaattctttttagtttCCTTTTAAGTTGtgtgaaaaatttgattttgaattcaATCCAAACAAATGGGAACGACTATATTTGGATGAAAGATGAAAAAATGTAATTgaattggaaggaaaaaaaaactagttacaaatCCCTTTCCACTTAAAGCAATAATTACCATTGTtcttaaacacatttttttttattaaaaatttgaaatgaggaaaatcattattatttaaaacggagcacaaaaacatttaacaatGATCCCAGTGTGATTTGAACTCTTTCTATTGAGAAAACACCTAATGTTTCAATACTATATATCATGAAGAAATCATGCATTAAACAATTACAAATCATAGGAATATGATGAATATTTTCCGTGTGGTAGTCGATCAGCCAAATAGAAGTACATATGCCCCATAGCTCCAGTgtgaaattcatttttatatatagatTCCATAGATACGATTTCACCATCCTTAATCTTGATTGAACCTAGTTTTGGATAAAATACAGACATTCCAACAAGGTAACCTTTTTCATTTCCTGCTTTCTTTCCCGTTccgtattttgtttttgatgtgTACAATGTCCTTCCATCCTAATTCatttatcaaaaacaaataatgaaCTAATAATCGTAGATATTATATGTgtactaaaacaaaattaattttactacAAATGGAAATATGAAAGTTTATTATTACTAAAGAAACGtatcaagaaaacaaaaacaagtttaaaaaaaagtattcaatttaacataaaacgTTACCTGTCTATATAGTGTTGCATTAATAGCACCTGTATGCATATGAGCAGTTCCGTAGATAAGATAACCACCTTTTTCTATAGGGAAACTTGCTTTCTGAACATGGACATGGTCACTGCTATTGTTTCCTGGAATAAAATACTCTGTCTGTGGCAAATTAAGAAATATTTGTTAATCACTTTCTATGAAGGTTCAAAATGATTTAAAACTACTATCATAAGTGTTAGaagtgaactttttttttttttgcatgcaaATGTGAATACTATCTGTTACTATATTTCATGTTAGAAGGTAGAGTTTCCTTAAAAGACCTTTTAATATTTCCAAATTCAATTGttcataaaattgaaaattgaatttaaataacTTTTACCAGACAATCATGTATTGTTTTAGAACCATTTGTTTTGACACGATCAGTGGAATCCATCACATAAAATCTAACAGGGATTTGTTGTTCGTTCCAGTCAACCCACATTATTTTGTATCTTA is from Medicago truncatula cultivar Jemalong A17 chromosome 1, MtrunA17r5.0-ANR, whole genome shotgun sequence and encodes:
- the LOC25483935 gene encoding phosphatidylinositol 4-phosphate 5-kinase 9 translates to MSGSVATVSSLDRTQSLAIFSNIDPISILTNGEAGHSTEIAGFRVRELSLPNGESYSGSLLGNVPEGQGKYVWSDGCVYDGEWRRGMRNGFGKIQWPSGVLYEGEFSGGYIHGTGSYIGPECLTYKGRWRFNLKHGLGYQVYPNGDIFEGSWIQGNPEGPGKYTWANGNVYLGNMKGGTMSGKGTLTWVSGDSFEGSWLNGMMHGLGAYTWGDGGCYVGTWTRGLKDGKGTFYPKGSCLPSAQEVYLNALRKRGLLPDLRKQNQVHIHNTASVDMGNGRFGETRRTGGVPSGTGNLLNLDQSRSKNVSLERRWSLEVAIEKVIGHDSQFASTDSVFAGGNKEVNEKIPILEREYMQGVLISEVVLNNSFASLTRRAKQLKKKIAKDIKRPGEQIIKGHRSYDLMLSLQLGIRYTVGKITPIQRREVRASDFGAKASFWMNFPKEGSQLTPPHQSEDFKWKDYCPMVFRNLRELFKIDAADYMMSICGNDALRELSSPGKSGSVFFLSQDDRFMIKTLRRSEVKVLLRMLPDYHHHVKSYENTLVTKFFGLHRIIPSSGQKFRFVVMGNMFCTELRIHRRFDLKGSSLGRSSDKIEIDENTTLKDLDLNYCFYLEPSWRESLLKQIETDSKFLEEQHIMDYSLLLGVHYRAPQQLRPPVSFSHSISSDGLAILAEEDPLEDEVYNYPQGLVLVPRGADDGSVVVGSHVRGSRLRASAAGDEEVDLLLPGTARLQIQLGVNMPARAEQIPGKEETQMFHEAYDVVLYLGIIDILQDYNMTKKIEHAYKSLQFDSLSISAVDPTFYSRRFLDFIQKVFPSNVAG